A window of Candidatus Xiphinematobacter sp. Idaho Grape contains these coding sequences:
- the gltX gene encoding glutamate--tRNA ligase, protein MPSEVRTRFAPSPTGYLHVGGARTALFNWIFSRKHGGKFILRLEDTDKRRNVAEGYKAVYDGLCWLGISWDEGPETGGSFGPYCQSQRSSIYESYFGRLEKAGVLYEEKGAFRFRSPRAPIVVEDVVCGRISFDMSNPLTHPDMTIRRSDGSWVFHFVNVVDDIEMKITHVIRGEDHLSNTPKHVELYQALGITPPTFAHLPLILNQEGKKLSKRDGGTSIATYFTQGYVPEGMLNYLALLGWSPGGNREVLSFSEIQTLFDLESISRRNAIFDLDKCFWINRQHILQMKLERFTELALPFIERRSIEYGSYEELLPVLALIKEKIKLLCDIPDWTSYFFTEEFIFDPDSVEKVLYAPNALDRLKVLQKAYTAMENWSAAALEVKLREVAAEIGCSLGGLVHPARVAASGRSVGPSLYHMLEVLGKSRVLMRFTRTLQKFA, encoded by the coding sequence ATGCCCTCTGAGGTTCGCACTCGGTTTGCTCCGTCGCCTACCGGATATCTTCATGTGGGCGGGGCGAGGACTGCCCTGTTCAACTGGATTTTCAGTCGAAAGCATGGTGGTAAGTTCATTCTGCGCCTAGAGGATACCGACAAAAGACGCAATGTTGCTGAGGGTTATAAAGCAGTTTACGATGGCTTATGCTGGCTAGGGATTAGCTGGGATGAAGGGCCGGAAACCGGCGGTAGCTTTGGACCATACTGTCAGAGCCAAAGGAGTTCTATTTATGAGAGCTATTTTGGCCGACTTGAGAAAGCGGGTGTACTATATGAGGAAAAGGGGGCCTTTCGATTCCGCTCACCGCGTGCCCCCATTGTAGTGGAGGATGTGGTCTGCGGACGGATTTCCTTTGATATGTCCAACCCTCTTACTCATCCGGATATGACCATTAGACGTTCTGATGGAAGTTGGGTCTTCCATTTTGTGAACGTAGTAGACGATATAGAAATGAAGATCACCCATGTGATCCGAGGGGAAGATCACCTTTCTAATACACCAAAGCATGTTGAACTCTACCAAGCACTCGGAATCACCCCACCTACGTTTGCACACCTTCCTCTCATTCTAAACCAAGAAGGAAAAAAACTAAGCAAACGAGACGGTGGTACGAGCATTGCTACATATTTCACTCAGGGCTATGTCCCTGAGGGAATGCTCAACTATCTTGCCCTACTAGGGTGGTCCCCAGGAGGTAATCGAGAAGTTTTGAGTTTTTCGGAAATTCAGACGCTCTTCGATTTAGAATCTATCAGTCGGCGTAATGCTATCTTTGACTTGGATAAATGCTTTTGGATAAATCGGCAGCACATTTTGCAGATGAAGCTAGAGCGTTTTACTGAGCTGGCTCTTCCATTTATAGAGAGAAGGAGTATCGAGTATGGTTCTTACGAGGAACTTCTGCCAGTTTTGGCGCTTATAAAGGAAAAGATTAAACTTCTGTGTGATATCCCCGATTGGACTAGCTACTTTTTTACGGAAGAATTTATTTTTGACCCGGATAGTGTGGAAAAAGTTCTTTATGCCCCTAATGCCCTCGACCGTCTCAAGGTACTTCAGAAGGCTTATACAGCCATGGAAAATTGGAGTGCTGCTGCGTTGGAAGTCAAACTTAGGGAAGTTGCTGCAGAGATAGGATGCAGTCTGGGAGGTCTCGTGCACCCAGCTCGCGTTGCAGCCAGTGGCCGCTCCGTGGGGCCCAGTCTGTATCATATGCTAGAGGTTCTCGGTAAGAGTCGCGTGTTAATGCGTTTCACAAGAACACTACAAAAGTTCGCATGA
- the ispD gene encoding 2-C-methyl-D-erythritol 4-phosphate cytidylyltransferase has protein sequence MTIPNVVAIIVAAGTSRRMGFDKLTVPLAGQPLLTHTLRAFEQCVYVSRIVLVCTPSREDEFRRIARRGRIKKPVTFVFGGKERQDSVWNGLLAAGESAEYLAVHDGARPLVTPFLIASCIRAAQRCGGACAAEPLTDTVHQVNREKLLVKSIERRGAWRMQTPQVFLRSSLLESYLQLMREGWSITDEASILVRFGKRVVIEESVDWNFKVTVPQDLVLAEAVLAYRQGRSSKWKWDS, from the coding sequence ATGACTATACCCAATGTAGTAGCAATTATCGTTGCTGCAGGCACAAGTCGACGCATGGGTTTTGACAAATTAACCGTTCCACTAGCAGGACAACCCCTACTCACCCACACGCTACGTGCATTTGAACAGTGCGTCTATGTATCAAGGATAGTTCTAGTCTGTACCCCTTCACGGGAGGACGAATTTCGTCGCATTGCTCGAAGGGGTAGAATTAAAAAGCCGGTCACTTTTGTATTTGGAGGCAAGGAGAGACAGGATTCCGTGTGGAATGGACTTCTCGCAGCAGGAGAGTCCGCCGAATATTTAGCAGTGCATGATGGGGCGCGTCCGCTAGTCACGCCATTTCTCATTGCTAGCTGTATTCGCGCCGCCCAGCGCTGTGGCGGAGCTTGTGCAGCTGAACCTCTTACAGATACCGTGCACCAGGTGAACAGAGAGAAATTGCTTGTAAAGTCTATCGAGAGGAGGGGGGCTTGGAGAATGCAAACCCCGCAGGTTTTCCTCCGAAGCAGTCTTCTGGAGTCATATCTCCAACTCATGCGAGAGGGTTGGTCTATCACAGATGAAGCATCCATCCTGGTTCGATTCGGGAAACGAGTCGTCATTGAAGAGTCTGTAGATTGGAATTTTAAAGTTACAGTTCCACAAGAT